The following coding sequences lie in one Fusobacterium simiae genomic window:
- a CDS encoding helix-turn-helix domain-containing protein produces the protein MENISQEIGLNIRRFRKMRKLTIEDLANKISKSKATISKYEKGEIILDVVSLYQIADALKINVEQLLYYSPKRSINFISPSGKKPAFFNGVSHFYSYLFDGRANKIMRCTFDILTEEVENSKYKIIMYMNFKDYNNYQICENTYLGYMEHYDALTNILMRNQDTPMEQVTASILASFLESDTKWGLFFGISSRPMMPIAVKMLFSRKKLTENQELIEKLKISKEDIRLLKIYNMLSAT, from the coding sequence ATGGAAAATATAAGTCAAGAAATTGGTTTAAATATTAGAAGATTTCGTAAGATGAGAAAATTAACTATTGAAGACTTAGCTAATAAAATTTCTAAAAGTAAGGCTACAATTTCTAAATATGAAAAAGGTGAAATAATTTTAGATGTTGTTAGCTTATATCAAATAGCTGATGCTTTAAAAATTAATGTTGAACAACTTTTATATTATTCTCCAAAACGTTCAATAAATTTTATTTCACCATCTGGAAAAAAACCTGCATTTTTTAATGGAGTTTCTCATTTTTATTCATATTTATTTGATGGACGAGCTAATAAAATAATGCGTTGTACCTTTGATATATTGACAGAGGAAGTAGAAAATTCAAAATATAAAATTATTATGTATATGAACTTTAAAGATTACAATAATTATCAAATTTGTGAAAACACTTATCTTGGATATATGGAACATTATGATGCTTTAACAAATATTCTTATGAGAAATCAAGATACCCCTATGGAACAAGTAACAGCATCTATTTTGGCTTCTTTTTTAGAATCTGATACAAAATGGGGATTATTTTTTGGAATCTCTTCAAGACCTATGATGCCTATTGCTGTTAAAATGCTTTTTTCTAGAAAAAAACTTACTGAAAATCAAGAATTAATTGAAAAATTAAAAATTTCTAAAGAAGATATAAGACTTTTAAAAATCTATAATATGCTTTCTGCAACTTAA
- a CDS encoding winged helix-turn-helix transcriptional regulator, translated as MKYQPKLEKDPMCPVEYGLDIFGGKWKARIICVLSAKKFMRYNEIKKELNNITDAVLAAMLKELVENDVVSRIQYNEIPPRVEYSLTDTGNSVIPILESICKWSRENSKEDLEKKLPTCRTCPHL; from the coding sequence ATGAAATATCAACCTAAACTAGAAAAAGACCCTATGTGTCCTGTTGAATATGGACTTGATATTTTTGGTGGAAAATGGAAAGCTAGAATTATATGTGTTCTTTCTGCTAAAAAATTTATGAGGTACAATGAGATAAAAAAAGAACTTAATAATATTACTGATGCAGTTCTTGCAGCAATGCTTAAAGAATTAGTGGAAAATGACGTAGTTTCAAGAATACAATATAATGAAATTCCTCCAAGAGTAGAATATTCTTTAACTGACACTGGAAATTCAGTAATACCAATTTTAGAAAGTATTTGCAAATGGTCAAGAGAAAATTCTAAAGAAGATTTGGAAAAAAAACTTCCTACTTGTAGGACTTGTCCTCACCTATAA
- a CDS encoding cation diffusion facilitator family transporter, with product MMKANEEKRESVIVRTNIVGILTNLILVIFKAIVGLISNSIAILLDAVNNLSDALSSIITVIATKLANREPDKKHPLGHGRIEYLSAMIVAGIIFYAGITSLIESIKKIINPVKAEYSNITLIILVISIIIKLLLGKYVKNIGEKFNSPSLVASGSDATFDAILSFSVLASAIIYLLTNISLEAYVGVLISIFIIKSGIEIFMEAVDEILGKRVDRKTIAEIKKTICSIENVYGAYDLVLNNYGPDKYIGSVHIEILDSMTAEEIDPLERHIVNTVLEKHNIYLAGITIYSMNTKNEEIIKIHSNILKTVMSNKEIVEFHAFYVDMKEKTIRFDIIIDYSVKNREEIYDKILNDVKKEYPEYIFNIKVDIDI from the coding sequence ATAATGAAGGCTAATGAAGAAAAAAGAGAGAGTGTTATTGTAAGAACAAATATTGTAGGAATTTTAACTAATCTAATATTAGTTATTTTTAAAGCAATAGTTGGTTTAATTTCTAATTCAATTGCTATTTTATTAGATGCAGTAAATAATTTAAGTGATGCACTTTCTTCAATTATTACAGTTATTGCAACTAAATTAGCTAATAGAGAACCTGACAAAAAACATCCCTTAGGGCATGGTAGAATTGAATATTTAAGTGCTATGATAGTGGCTGGAATTATTTTTTATGCTGGCATAACTTCATTAATTGAATCTATCAAAAAAATTATTAATCCAGTGAAAGCTGAATATTCAAATATTACTCTTATTATATTAGTAATTTCAATTATAATAAAACTTTTACTTGGTAAATATGTAAAAAATATTGGAGAAAAATTTAATTCTCCTTCACTTGTTGCCTCTGGTTCAGATGCAACATTTGATGCTATACTTTCCTTTTCTGTTTTAGCCTCTGCTATTATTTATCTTTTAACTAATATTAGTTTGGAAGCTTATGTTGGTGTTCTTATTTCAATTTTTATAATAAAATCTGGTATTGAAATATTTATGGAAGCAGTAGATGAAATTCTAGGCAAAAGAGTTGATAGAAAGACAATAGCTGAAATAAAAAAAACTATTTGTAGCATAGAAAATGTTTATGGAGCTTATGATTTAGTTTTGAATAATTATGGACCAGATAAATATATAGGTTCAGTTCATATTGAAATCCTAGATTCAATGACAGCAGAAGAAATTGATCCTCTTGAAAGGCACATAGTCAATACAGTTCTAGAAAAGCATAACATATATTTAGCAGGGATAACAATATACTCAATGAATACAAAAAATGAAGAAATAATTAAAATTCATTCTAATATTTTAAAGACTGTTATGTCTAATAAAGAAATTGTAGAGTTTCATGCTTTCTATGTAGATATGAAAGAAAAGACTATAAGATTTGATATTATAATTGACTATTCTGTAAAAAATAGAGAAGAAATTTATGATAAAATTTTAAATGATGTAAAAAAAGAATACCCTGAGTATATTTTTAATATTAAAGTGGACATAGATATATAA
- a CDS encoding AAA domain-containing protein has translation MSKKESIIALYQYIAEVIKSLKTEKKDIHNEEWYYFLENLPKHSGITFNYLDNKNNLSNQKILQVEKVSFLKPLAIDEEFLEWISGDWNDYKSSVKILNEKIMKADNSVKVVDISEEEKEKLEKLLKDRNLWVAEQKKIEVVRKLFDTLYNKYLVLDRDSETLELIVANGVVKVPNEDIYYPILLKKVNFSLDAEKNLISIIDSSDNDFITQELYLNFLAEVENVNLENVFKLEDKVIENNIHPISKNDVIKDFFREFIRNLNPRAKFIDNEEINEDENVITIEWKPILFIRKKDDGKVEAINNIIKDIEEGGEIPGYLTELVGIVEADKKGTENVPDILFTKETNNEQIEIIKNIYSHKAVVVQGPPGTGKTHTIANLLGHFLADGKNVLITSQTRKALEVLKEKIPSDIQDLCISMLDDDSSDLGNSVESISEKLGYLNLENLKNEYEEIERNRNELKEDIKNIKRKILNIKYQESKPIIYNNESITLKEAGEFLRKNERELDKIPGIVSSGVLCPINNEELDFLKSGYKKSVSPEEEKEIELGLNKVSDFWSLEEFKEMLEAKKNIMFKIEMLLKNRKYRINNEILHIDDKIIIDLEKFKNYTDIDNIIPDELKIIENWKKDVCIAGMENSGDRKIWLNFIKDIRRLYELTNNTKDKFFKKDIVYKDIDVSTAKELIISLKKAIEKPGIFFKHRLRKAKREISDKVTINKRILETLYDCDLALEYTNLAELEENTKNTWNILMAGNTLIDRVNNNKNFSKQLYSYADEMEYLLNWYNKERKSFLNSIENAGFERLDINKIEGSPVYIDEINQILDFIPILEELIAVGKIGLEYREVDKKCSEYLEKIENIIKENSPLGSEIKNAIEKEDVEKYSKALEKLEILSGKEELYKKHKELLKNVRLVANLWADELEKGLFNEKIENIYNVWRYKQISQTLKELAEKPYESLQEDILEKSEELKKLTSELVIKKTWYNIIKFIEEKDNLAISQALRGWKQTIQKIGKGTGKNTALHKKHAKEKMLLCQKVVPAWIMPLNKVFDTLNPVENKFDIVIIDEASQSDISSLILLYMAKKIIVVGDDKQVSPSDVGVNMDKINMFRRKYIKGKIANDDLYGIRASLYSIVSTTFQPISLREHFRSVPEIIGYSNKTSYDNQILPLRDTSSSILKPAIVEYKVDGKRDEKNKINKLEAETIVNLIQTCLDMEEYKNSTFGVISLLGDEQADFIQNLIVKRISAIDIEKHKILCGNSASFQGDERDVIFISLVDSSEDDKSLRLVGEGIEGATRKRYNVAISRAKDQLWIVHSIDKDNLKEGDLRKELFEYIDSLEENVLEKPIDENENISDFENELAKHLLEKNYTVKQQWRVGSYQIDIVVICGDKKIAIECDGKTLNHTEEETIVNLEQQEVLERCGWEFIRVRASQYFRNPDRAIKELIIQLDDKGIYPNNKVVHSQGTELLNKIKAEVLELKEKYNEG, from the coding sequence ATGAGTAAAAAAGAAAGTATTATTGCACTTTATCAATATATAGCAGAGGTAATAAAAAGCTTAAAGACTGAGAAAAAAGATATTCATAATGAAGAATGGTATTATTTTTTAGAAAATCTTCCAAAACATTCAGGAATTACTTTTAACTATTTGGACAATAAAAATAATCTATCTAATCAAAAAATTTTACAAGTTGAAAAAGTATCTTTTTTAAAACCCTTAGCTATTGATGAGGAATTTTTAGAATGGATAAGTGGTGATTGGAATGACTATAAATCATCTGTTAAAATATTAAATGAAAAAATAATGAAAGCTGATAATTCAGTTAAAGTTGTTGATATTTCAGAAGAAGAAAAAGAAAAATTAGAAAAACTTTTAAAGGATAGAAATTTATGGGTAGCTGAACAAAAGAAAATTGAAGTTGTTAGAAAATTGTTTGACACTCTATATAACAAATATTTAGTTTTAGATAGGGATTCTGAAACACTTGAATTAATTGTTGCTAATGGAGTAGTAAAAGTTCCTAATGAAGATATATATTATCCTATTTTACTAAAAAAAGTTAATTTTTCTCTTGATGCTGAAAAAAATTTAATCAGTATTATTGATAGTTCTGATAATGATTTTATTACACAGGAATTGTATCTAAATTTTTTAGCAGAGGTTGAGAATGTAAACTTAGAAAATGTTTTTAAATTAGAAGATAAAGTTATAGAAAATAATATACACCCAATATCTAAAAATGATGTTATAAAAGACTTTTTTAGAGAATTTATACGTAATTTAAATCCAAGAGCTAAATTTATTGATAATGAAGAAATAAATGAAGATGAAAATGTAATAACTATTGAATGGAAACCTATACTTTTTATCAGAAAAAAAGATGATGGAAAAGTTGAAGCTATCAACAACATAATTAAAGATATTGAAGAAGGAGGAGAAATTCCAGGATATTTAACTGAATTAGTCGGAATTGTTGAAGCTGATAAAAAGGGAACAGAAAATGTTCCTGATATTCTTTTTACAAAAGAAACTAATAATGAGCAAATAGAAATTATTAAAAATATTTATTCTCATAAAGCAGTCGTTGTACAAGGACCTCCAGGGACAGGAAAAACTCATACCATAGCTAATTTATTAGGACATTTTCTTGCAGATGGAAAGAATGTTTTAATAACAAGTCAAACTAGAAAAGCATTAGAAGTTTTAAAAGAAAAAATTCCTAGTGATATTCAAGATTTATGTATATCAATGTTAGATGATGACAGTAGCGATTTAGGAAATTCAGTAGAAAGTATTTCAGAAAAACTAGGTTACTTAAATTTAGAAAATTTGAAAAATGAATATGAAGAAATAGAAAGAAACAGAAATGAACTTAAAGAGGATATAAAAAATATTAAGAGAAAAATACTTAATATAAAATATCAAGAAAGTAAACCCATTATTTATAACAATGAGAGTATTACTTTAAAAGAAGCAGGAGAATTTTTAAGGAAAAATGAAAGAGAATTGGATAAAATTCCTGGAATAGTAAGTAGTGGAGTACTTTGCCCTATAAATAATGAAGAATTAGATTTCTTGAAATCAGGATATAAAAAGAGTGTAAGTCCAGAAGAAGAAAAAGAAATAGAATTAGGTTTAAATAAAGTTTCTGATTTTTGGAGTTTAGAAGAATTTAAAGAAATGCTTGAAGCCAAAAAAAACATTATGTTTAAAATAGAAATGCTTTTAAAGAATAGAAAATATCGTATAAATAATGAAATATTACATATTGATGATAAAATAATAATAGATTTAGAAAAATTTAAAAATTATACTGATATAGATAATATAATTCCAGACGAATTAAAGATAATTGAAAATTGGAAAAAAGATGTTTGTATTGCAGGTATGGAAAATTCAGGAGATAGAAAAATATGGTTAAATTTTATCAAAGATATCAGAAGATTGTATGAGCTTACAAATAATACAAAAGATAAATTCTTTAAAAAAGATATAGTCTATAAAGATATAGATGTAAGTACAGCTAAGGAATTAATTATTTCACTGAAAAAAGCAATAGAAAAGCCTGGAATTTTCTTTAAACATAGATTGAGAAAAGCTAAAAGAGAAATATCTGATAAAGTTACTATAAATAAAAGAATTTTAGAAACACTATATGATTGTGATTTAGCTTTGGAATATACAAATTTAGCAGAACTTGAAGAAAATACAAAAAACACTTGGAATATTTTAATGGCTGGAAATACTTTAATAGATAGAGTAAATAATAATAAAAATTTTTCTAAACAACTTTATTCTTATGCTGATGAGATGGAATACCTGTTAAATTGGTATAATAAAGAAAGAAAATCTTTTTTAAATAGCATTGAAAATGCAGGTTTTGAAAGATTAGATATCAATAAGATAGAAGGAAGTCCTGTTTATATAGATGAAATTAATCAAATACTTGATTTTATCCCTATACTTGAAGAACTAATAGCTGTTGGAAAAATTGGATTGGAATATAGAGAAGTTGATAAAAAGTGTAGTGAATATTTAGAAAAGATTGAAAATATAATTAAAGAAAATTCTCCTTTGGGTAGTGAAATTAAAAATGCTATTGAAAAGGAAGATGTAGAAAAATATTCTAAGGCATTAGAAAAATTAGAAATTTTATCTGGAAAAGAAGAGCTTTATAAAAAACATAAGGAATTACTAAAAAATGTAAGGCTAGTTGCTAATCTATGGGCTGATGAATTAGAAAAAGGATTATTCAATGAAAAAATTGAAAATATATATAATGTTTGGAGATATAAACAAATCTCTCAAACATTAAAAGAATTAGCAGAAAAACCTTATGAAAGTTTACAAGAAGATATTTTAGAAAAATCTGAAGAATTAAAAAAATTAACCTCAGAATTAGTGATTAAAAAGACTTGGTATAATATTATAAAATTTATTGAAGAGAAAGATAATCTTGCAATAAGTCAAGCACTTAGAGGCTGGAAGCAAACTATTCAAAAGATAGGAAAAGGAACAGGGAAAAATACTGCTTTGCATAAAAAACATGCAAAAGAAAAAATGTTACTTTGTCAAAAAGTCGTTCCTGCTTGGATTATGCCTTTAAACAAGGTATTTGATACTTTAAATCCTGTTGAAAATAAATTTGATATAGTTATAATAGATGAAGCAAGTCAGTCTGATATAAGTTCATTAATTTTATTATATATGGCTAAAAAGATTATAGTTGTTGGAGATGATAAACAAGTTAGTCCATCAGATGTTGGTGTCAATATGGATAAAATTAATATGTTTAGAAGAAAATATATCAAAGGCAAAATAGCTAATGATGACTTATATGGAATAAGAGCCTCATTATATTCAATAGTTTCGACTACATTTCAACCTATAAGTTTGAGAGAACATTTTAGATCTGTACCTGAAATTATTGGATATAGCAATAAAACTTCTTATGATAATCAAATACTGCCTTTAAGAGATACAAGCTCATCTATTTTAAAACCTGCTATTGTTGAATACAAAGTAGATGGAAAAAGAGATGAAAAAAATAAAATCAATAAATTAGAGGCTGAAACTATCGTTAATTTGATTCAAACTTGTTTAGATATGGAAGAATATAAAAATAGTACATTTGGAGTTATTTCATTATTAGGAGATGAACAGGCTGATTTTATCCAAAATTTGATAGTTAAAAGAATTTCAGCAATTGATATAGAAAAACATAAAATTTTATGTGGTAATTCTGCTAGTTTCCAAGGTGATGAGAGAGATGTAATATTTATTAGTTTAGTTGATAGTAGTGAAGACGATAAATCTCTTAGATTAGTTGGAGAAGGTATAGAAGGAGCAACTAGAAAGAGATATAATGTTGCAATTAGTCGTGCCAAAGACCAATTATGGATAGTTCATTCAATAGATAAGGATAATTTAAAAGAAGGAGATTTAAGAAAAGAATTATTCGAATATATAGATTCTTTAGAAGAAAATGTTCTTGAAAAACCTATTGATGAAAATGAAAATATTTCAGATTTTGAAAATGAACTTGCAAAACATTTATTAGAAAAGAATTATACAGTTAAACAACAATGGAGAGTTGGTTCATATCAAATAGATATAGTTGTTATTTGTGGAGATAAAAAAATTGCTATTGAATGTGATGGAAAAACATTAAATCATACAGAAGAAGAGACTATTGTTAATTTAGAACAACAAGAAGTTTTAGAACGTTGTGGTTGGGAATTCATAAGAGTAAGGGCAAGTCAATATTTTAGAAATCCTGATAGAGCAATAAAAGAGCTTATTATTCAATTAGATGATAAAGGAATATACCCTAATAATAAAGTGGTTCATTCTCAAGGAACTGAATTATTAAATAAAATAAAAGCTGAAGTATTAGAGTTAAAGGAGAAGTATAATGAAGGCTAA
- the cobK gene encoding precorrin-6A reductase translates to MIWVIGGTKDSRDFLEKFVKYNNDIIVSTATEYGAKLIENLPVKISSEKMDKEAMLKFVENNKITKVIDTSHPYAFEVSKNAMEVAEEKNIEYFRFEREKIDILPKKYKNFEDIESLTEYIENLDGNILVTLGSNNVPCFKNLKNLSNIYFRILPRWEMVKKCEDNNILPKNIIAMQGPFTENMNVAMMEQLNIKYLITKKTGDTGGEREKVNACDKLDVEIIYLEKKEIIYKNCYKDVDILIKNLVQ, encoded by the coding sequence ATGATTTGGGTAATTGGTGGTACTAAGGATTCAAGAGATTTTTTAGAAAAATTTGTAAAATATAATAATGATATTATAGTTTCAACTGCAACAGAGTATGGAGCAAAGTTAATAGAAAATTTACCTGTAAAAATTTCATCTGAAAAAATGGATAAGGAAGCTATGTTAAAATTTGTTGAAAACAATAAAATTACAAAGGTGATAGATACAAGTCATCCTTATGCTTTTGAAGTCTCTAAAAATGCTATGGAAGTTGCAGAAGAAAAAAATATAGAATATTTTAGATTTGAGAGAGAAAAAATTGATATTCTACCTAAAAAATATAAAAATTTTGAAGATATAGAAAGTTTAACAGAATATATTGAAAATCTTGATGGAAATATTTTGGTTACTTTGGGTAGTAATAATGTTCCTTGTTTTAAAAATTTAAAAAATTTATCTAATATTTATTTTAGAATTTTACCTAGGTGGGAGATGGTAAAAAAATGCGAAGATAATAATATACTTCCAAAAAATATTATTGCTATGCAAGGTCCATTCACTGAAAATATGAATGTAGCAATGATGGAACAATTAAATATAAAATATTTAATTACAAAAAAAACAGGAGATACAGGGGGAGAAAGAGAAAAAGTAAATGCCTGTGATAAACTTGATGTTGAGATTATTTATCTTGAAAAAAAAGAAATAATTTATAAAAATTGTTATAAAGATGTTGATATTTTAATAAAAAATTTGGTACAATAG
- the cobJ gene encoding precorrin-3B C(17)-methyltransferase, giving the protein MNNGKIYVVGIGPGNMEDISIRAYNILKNVNVIAGYTTYVDLVKDEFSDKEFLVSGMKREIERCREVLEVAKTGKDVALISSGDSGIYGMAGIMLEVAMGSGIEVEVVPGITSTIAGASLVGAPLMHDQAIISLSDLLTDWEVIKKRIDCASQGDFVISLYNPKSKGRTEQIVEAREIMLKHKLPTTPVALLRHIGRNEENYTLTTLEDFLNFEIDMFTIVLVGNSNTYVKDGKMITPRGYEKKSNWGK; this is encoded by the coding sequence ATGAATAATGGAAAAATTTATGTAGTAGGTATAGGACCAGGAAATATGGAAGATATAAGTATAAGAGCATATAATATTTTAAAAAATGTAAATGTCATAGCAGGATATACTACTTATGTTGATTTAGTTAAAGATGAATTTTCGGATAAGGAATTTTTAGTTTCAGGAATGAAAAGAGAAATAGAAAGATGTAGAGAAGTTTTAGAAGTTGCTAAGACAGGTAAAGATGTAGCATTAATTAGTAGTGGAGATTCTGGAATATATGGTATGGCAGGTATAATGTTAGAAGTTGCTATGGGAAGTGGAATAGAGGTTGAAGTTGTTCCAGGAATTACTTCAACAATAGCAGGAGCTTCATTAGTAGGAGCACCTCTTATGCACGACCAAGCTATAATAAGTTTAAGTGATTTGTTGACTGATTGGGAAGTTATAAAGAAAAGAATAGATTGTGCTAGTCAAGGAGATTTTGTAATTTCACTTTATAATCCAAAAAGTAAAGGAAGAACAGAACAAATTGTTGAAGCAAGAGAAATTATGTTAAAACATAAATTGCCTACTACTCCTGTTGCCTTATTAAGACATATAGGAAGAAATGAAGAAAATTATACTCTGACAACATTAGAAGATTTTTTAAATTTTGAAATAGATATGTTCACAATAGTATTAGTAGGAAATTCTAATACTTATGTAAAAGATGGAAAAATGATAACACCAAGAGGATATGAAAAGAAATCTAATTGGGGAAAATAG
- the cbiG gene encoding cobalt-precorrin 5A hydrolase: MKLAFWTVTKGAGNIAREYKEKLKEHLKDYNIDVFTLKKYDVDNTTQIEDFTSNINEKFSQYDGHIFIMASGIVIRKIANLIGTKDKDPAVLLIDEGKHFVISLLSGHLGGANELTYSLANILKLVPVITTSSDVTGKIAVDTISQKLNAELEDLKSAKDVTSLIVNGQKVNILLPKNVKVTNKNSADGFILVSNKKNIEYTRIYPKNLILGIGCKKDTKAEDILNAIEDSLNKNNLDIKSVKKIATVDVKENEKGLIDAVKFLNLDLEIISRDEIKKIQNQFEGSDFVEKNIGVRAVSEPVALLASSGKGHFIEMKAKYNGITISIYEEEIKIYE, translated from the coding sequence ATGAAATTAGCATTTTGGACTGTAACCAAGGGAGCAGGAAATATTGCAAGAGAATACAAAGAAAAATTAAAAGAACATTTAAAAGATTATAATATAGATGTTTTTACTTTAAAAAAATATGATGTTGATAATACAACACAAATAGAAGATTTTACTTCAAATATAAATGAAAAATTTTCTCAGTATGATGGACATATTTTCATAATGGCAAGTGGAATTGTAATTAGAAAAATAGCTAATTTAATAGGAACAAAGGATAAGGACCCTGCTGTGCTTTTAATAGATGAAGGAAAGCATTTTGTAATTTCTCTTTTATCTGGACATTTAGGTGGAGCAAATGAATTGACATATTCACTTGCTAATATTTTAAAACTTGTTCCTGTTATTACAACAAGTTCAGATGTTACAGGAAAAATAGCAGTGGATACTATATCTCAAAAATTAAATGCTGAGCTTGAGGATTTAAAATCAGCCAAAGATGTTACTTCACTTATAGTTAATGGGCAAAAAGTAAATATACTTTTACCTAAAAATGTAAAAGTAACAAATAAAAATTCAGCAGATGGTTTTATTTTAGTTTCAAACAAGAAAAATATTGAATATACTAGAATATATCCTAAAAATTTAATTTTAGGTATAGGTTGTAAAAAGGATACTAAGGCAGAAGATATTTTAAATGCTATTGAAGATAGTTTAAATAAAAATAATTTAGATATAAAGTCAGTTAAAAAAATAGCAACTGTTGATGTAAAAGAAAATGAAAAAGGTTTAATAGATGCAGTTAAATTTTTAAATTTAGATTTAGAAATAATTTCAAGAGATGAAATAAAAAAAATACAAAATCAATTTGAAGGTTCAGATTTTGTTGAAAAAAATATTGGTGTAAGAGCAGTGTCAGAACCTGTTGCACTATTAGCTTCATCAGGTAAAGGGCATTTCATAGAAATGAAAGCAAAATATAATGGAATAACAATTTCAATTTATGAAGAGGAGATAAAAATATATGAATAA
- a CDS encoding TIGR03915 family putative DNA repair protein, with product MPNYYYDGSFDGLLTVIYMAYEDRKNNMLRVAVETEQLALGLDDIHIVTDFSKARRVEKSICDKLSQNFLNQIRTCFLSCDKNKDNTIVHTVYKALKQGEEILNSLDEDAFHMNKLVKQVLNERHKYLGVLRFKEMKDGTMFSTIEPKNNVLPILISHFKNRMKREKFAIFDKERKMIVYYDTKKVEIFFVKTLEIEWSDEEIEYSELWKTFHKSISIKERENKKLQQSNLPKYYWKYLVEDM from the coding sequence ATATGAAGATAGAAAAAATAATATGCTTAGAGTAGCTGTTGAAACTGAACAACTTGCCTTAGGACTTGATGATATCCATATTGTAACTGATTTTTCCAAAGCCAGACGGGTTGAAAAAAGCATATGTGATAAGTTATCACAAAATTTTTTAAATCAAATACGGACTTGCTTTCTATCCTGTGATAAAAATAAAGATAATACAATAGTTCACACAGTATACAAAGCATTAAAACAAGGAGAAGAAATTTTAAATTCACTTGATGAAGATGCTTTTCATATGAATAAACTTGTAAAGCAGGTATTGAATGAAAGGCATAAATATCTTGGAGTTTTAAGATTTAAAGAAATGAAAGATGGGACAATGTTTTCAACAATTGAGCCTAAAAATAATGTTCTTCCTATTTTAATTTCTCATTTTAAAAACAGAATGAAAAGAGAAAAGTTTGCAATTTTTGATAAAGAAAGAAAAATGATAGTTTACTATGATACCAAAAAAGTTGAAATATTTTTTGTGAAAACTCTTGAAATTGAGTGGAGTGATGAGGAAATAGAATATTCAGAGCTTTGGAAAACTTTTCATAAAAGTATTTCAATAAAAGAAAGAGAGAATAAAAAACTTCAACAAAGTAATCTCCCAAAGTATTATTGGAAATATCTTGTAGAGGATATGTAG